A single genomic interval of Pseudomonas sp. TH06 harbors:
- a CDS encoding flagellar protein FlaG, with protein sequence MDMSVKLNQSYPAPKPVTPVADKPSETPKVAKTEAPVAAKSQDTDDAKLKLAVQEIEKFVQSIKRNLEFSIDEHSGKVIVKVIASETGEVVRQIPSAEALKLADSLANASHVLFDAKV encoded by the coding sequence ATGGACATGAGCGTCAAGCTTAACCAGTCTTATCCGGCTCCCAAGCCAGTAACGCCGGTTGCTGACAAACCGTCAGAGACGCCTAAAGTTGCCAAGACTGAAGCCCCGGTCGCTGCCAAGAGTCAGGATACGGACGATGCCAAGTTGAAGCTGGCGGTGCAGGAGATCGAGAAGTTCGTTCAATCGATCAAGCGCAATCTGGAGTTCTCCATCGACGAACACTCCGGAAAGGTCATCGTCAAGGTAATCGCAAGCGAGACGGGTGAGGTTGTTCGACAGATCCCCTCCGCAGAAGCTCTCAAGCTGGCAGACAGCCTGGCCAATGCAAGCCACGTGTTGTTCGACGCCAAAGTCTGA
- the fliS gene encoding flagellar export chaperone FliS produces MNPMLALRQYQKVGAHAQTSEASPHRLVQMLMEGGLGRIAEAKGAIERKDIAAKCTAISKAVGIIGGLCEGLDLENSADSVGELNQLYIYMMKRLAEANVKSDPRILDEVAGLLRTVKEGWDGIAPPGPQF; encoded by the coding sequence ATGAATCCGATGTTAGCCCTTCGGCAATACCAGAAAGTCGGCGCACATGCCCAGACGTCCGAAGCGAGCCCGCACCGTTTGGTGCAGATGTTGATGGAAGGTGGTCTGGGGCGTATCGCCGAGGCCAAGGGCGCTATTGAGCGCAAGGATATTGCTGCCAAGTGCACGGCTATCAGCAAAGCTGTTGGCATCATTGGCGGCTTGTGTGAAGGTCTGGATCTGGAAAACAGCGCTGATTCGGTAGGTGAGCTCAACCAGCTCTACATCTACATGATGAAGCGACTCGCCGAAGCCAACGTCAAGAGTGATCCACGGATTCTCGACGAAGTTGCCGGTCTGCTGCGCACCGTAAAAGAAGGCTGGGACGGCATTGCTCCACCAGGCCCCCAGTTTTAA
- the fliD gene encoding flagellar filament capping protein FliD, producing MASPILPGSGLGSGLDIGAIVTALVNADKAPKQTQIDTATKANTLKISGVGSLKSALTAFQTAMTNLGSKTNPAFSGFTATSSNTNLSATSDSTAVAGNYNVVVSQLATGSKIASASFAGGAASAIPSGTLKISQNGTDYNVDIPANATLQTTRDAINKAQGANGISANIVTDSSGSSRLVISSSKTGEGSDLKVSGIAGLEIDGTQKMGLSPSAGASGAVNDVAGNAKLTIDGLEVTSKSNTVTGAISGLTLNLTTVSPVVGGVGTPTVVSVDANTKGLQTSIQSFVDAYNTLKSTIDTLSKATADADGKLTVQAAFTGDAMPRALIADIREQLTATGAGGPLSVLSQLGVMTDRDTGNLKFDTAAFTKTMAQPGMTGQVQQLFTGTDDTNGLLTRMSKVVDPYLKPPAGSITGTGLLDQRMAILTKNTRNLTDQQAALDLRVENLTKTLTAKYNAMDLLVGQMKATASNITSFFSSLNAQQSAK from the coding sequence ATGGCAAGTCCAATTCTACCGGGTTCCGGACTGGGTTCCGGCCTGGACATCGGTGCGATCGTCACTGCGCTGGTCAACGCTGACAAGGCGCCGAAGCAGACGCAGATCGACACCGCGACCAAAGCCAACACGCTGAAGATTTCCGGCGTCGGTTCGCTGAAGAGTGCGTTGACCGCGTTCCAGACGGCGATGACCAATCTGGGCAGCAAGACCAATCCTGCCTTTTCCGGCTTCACCGCGACTTCGAGCAATACCAATCTGAGCGCGACGTCCGACAGCACTGCAGTGGCGGGCAATTACAACGTTGTTGTCAGTCAATTGGCCACTGGCTCGAAAATCGCCAGCGCCTCTTTCGCCGGCGGTGCCGCCAGTGCCATTCCGAGTGGTACCCTGAAAATCAGTCAGAATGGCACTGATTACAATGTCGACATTCCGGCAAATGCCACGTTGCAAACCACCCGCGACGCCATCAACAAGGCTCAGGGCGCCAACGGGATTTCCGCCAACATCGTGACCGACAGCTCAGGTTCGTCGCGCCTGGTGATCAGTTCGAGCAAGACCGGCGAAGGTTCTGACCTCAAAGTCAGCGGTATTGCCGGTCTGGAAATCGATGGCACCCAGAAGATGGGCCTTAGCCCGTCTGCAGGCGCTTCAGGCGCTGTCAACGACGTTGCGGGAAACGCCAAGCTGACCATCGACGGCCTTGAAGTCACCAGCAAAAGCAACACGGTGACCGGTGCAATCAGTGGCTTGACCCTGAACCTGACGACGGTCAGTCCTGTCGTGGGTGGCGTTGGGACGCCGACTGTGGTCAGCGTGGACGCCAACACCAAAGGTCTGCAGACATCGATTCAGTCGTTCGTCGACGCTTACAACACGTTGAAGAGCACCATCGATACGCTGTCCAAGGCGACGGCGGATGCCGATGGCAAGCTGACTGTGCAGGCGGCTTTCACTGGCGACGCGATGCCGCGCGCACTGATTGCCGATATTCGTGAACAGTTGACGGCAACAGGCGCTGGCGGCCCGTTGTCGGTGCTGTCGCAGTTGGGTGTGATGACCGACCGTGACACCGGTAACCTGAAGTTTGATACCGCTGCTTTCACCAAAACCATGGCGCAGCCAGGCATGACCGGCCAGGTTCAACAGTTGTTCACCGGCACCGACGACACCAATGGCCTGCTGACGCGTATGAGCAAGGTGGTTGATCCGTATCTCAAGCCGCCAGCGGGTAGCATTACCGGCACCGGCCTGCTTGATCAGCGCATGGCCATTCTCACAAAAAACACCCGAAACCTGACCGACCAGCAAGCGGCACTGGACTTGCGCGTCGAGAACCTGACCAAGACGTTGACTGCCAAGTACAACGCCATGGACTTGCTGGTTGGGCAGATGAAGGCGACGGCGAGCAACATCACGTCGTTCTTCAGCTCGCTGAACGCTCAGCAGTCCGCGAAGTAA
- a CDS encoding flagellin domain-containing protein, translating into MALTVNTNTTSLNVQKNLNRASDALSTSMQRLSSGLKINSAKDDAAGLQIATRMTSQIRGGNQAIQNANDGISVAQTAEGALQASTDILQRMRELAVKARTGTNGSIDQKATNDEFAQMSDELTRISASTNLNGKNLLDGSAGTVTLQVGANTGSANHIDLVLSSKFDAVSLSVGSGTVVLTGASVSGAAANIDNAITAIDAAIATINSTRSSLGASQNRLTSTISNLQNIVENTTAAQGRVQDTDFAAETANLTKQQTLQQASTSVLAQANQLPSAVLKLLQ; encoded by the coding sequence ATGGCTTTAACAGTAAACACCAACACCACATCGTTGAACGTTCAGAAAAACCTGAACCGCGCTTCCGACGCTCTGTCGACTTCGATGCAGCGCCTGTCTTCCGGCCTGAAAATCAACAGCGCTAAAGACGACGCCGCTGGCCTGCAGATCGCTACCCGTATGACTTCCCAGATCCGTGGTGGCAACCAGGCGATCCAGAACGCCAACGACGGTATCTCCGTTGCTCAGACCGCTGAAGGCGCTCTGCAAGCTTCGACCGACATTCTGCAGCGTATGCGTGAACTGGCTGTTAAAGCCCGTACCGGCACCAACGGCAGCATCGACCAGAAAGCAACGAACGACGAATTCGCCCAGATGTCGGACGAACTGACCCGTATCTCTGCTTCGACCAACCTGAACGGCAAAAACCTGCTGGACGGTTCGGCTGGTACTGTGACCCTGCAAGTGGGCGCAAACACCGGTTCGGCTAACCACATCGACCTGGTACTGAGCTCCAAGTTCGACGCCGTCAGCCTGTCCGTAGGTAGCGGTACTGTAGTTCTGACCGGTGCAAGCGTATCGGGCGCTGCTGCCAACATCGACAACGCAATCACCGCGATCGACGCTGCAATTGCAACGATCAACAGCACTCGTTCGAGCCTGGGTGCTTCGCAGAACCGTCTGACCAGCACCATCTCCAACCTGCAGAACATCGTTGAGAACACCACCGCTGCACAGGGTCGTGTACAAGACACCGACTTCGCCGCAGAAACTGCTAACCTGACCAAGCAGCAAACTCTGCAGCAGGCTTCGACCTCCGTTCTGGCTCAAGCCAACCAACTGCCTTCCGCTGTACTGAAGCTGCTTCAGTAA
- the pseI gene encoding pseudaminic acid synthase, with protein MTSFKIGDRLIGAEAPPFIIAEMSGNHNQSLDVALQIVEAAAKAGAHALKLQTYTAQTMTLDLAEGEFFIKDPGSLWAGTSLYDLYEKAHTPWEWHAPIFARAKALGMLAFSTPFDDTAVDFLESLDVPAYKIASFENTDLPLIRRVAATGKPLIISTGMASIAELDEAVRAAREAGCKDLVLLKCTSTYPATPLNSNVRTIPHLRDLFGCEVGLSDHSMGVGVSVAAVALGATVVEKHFTLDRSAGGVDASFSLEPAEMASLVVETERAWQAMGQVHYGVTEVERKSLVYRRSLYVTADMAAGDTFTGDNLRAIRPGLGLPPKHTDAVLGRRARAPIKRGTPLDWSLVE; from the coding sequence ATGACTAGTTTCAAGATTGGCGACCGCTTGATCGGCGCCGAGGCGCCGCCCTTCATCATCGCCGAGATGAGTGGCAACCATAACCAGTCACTGGACGTCGCCCTGCAAATTGTCGAGGCGGCGGCCAAGGCCGGGGCGCATGCGCTGAAGCTGCAAACCTACACCGCGCAAACCATGACCCTGGATCTGGCTGAAGGCGAGTTCTTCATCAAGGATCCGGGCAGCCTGTGGGCCGGTACTTCGCTTTACGATCTGTACGAAAAGGCCCACACGCCATGGGAATGGCACGCGCCGATTTTCGCCAGGGCCAAAGCGCTGGGCATGCTTGCCTTCTCGACGCCGTTCGATGACACCGCGGTGGATTTTCTCGAAAGTCTCGACGTGCCGGCCTACAAGATCGCCAGTTTCGAAAACACCGATTTGCCGTTGATCCGGCGTGTGGCGGCTACTGGCAAACCTCTGATCATTTCCACCGGCATGGCCAGCATTGCCGAGCTGGATGAAGCCGTGCGCGCCGCGCGCGAAGCCGGTTGCAAGGATCTGGTGTTGCTCAAGTGCACCAGTACGTATCCGGCCACGCCGCTCAACAGCAACGTGAGGACCATCCCCCATCTGCGTGATTTGTTCGGCTGCGAAGTGGGGCTGTCGGATCATTCGATGGGGGTTGGCGTATCGGTGGCCGCCGTGGCGCTCGGTGCGACGGTGGTGGAAAAGCATTTCACCCTCGACCGTTCAGCAGGCGGCGTCGATGCCAGTTTTTCGCTGGAGCCGGCGGAAATGGCCAGCCTGGTGGTGGAAACCGAACGCGCCTGGCAAGCCATGGGCCAAGTGCATTACGGCGTCACTGAGGTCGAGCGCAAGTCGCTGGTCTATCGCCGCTCGCTGTACGTCACCGCCGACATGGCGGCCGGTGACACCTTTACCGGGGACAATCTGCGCGCCATTCGCCCCGGCCTCGGTCTGCCGCCCAAGCACACCGACGCGGTTCTTGGCCGCCGTGCGCGTGCGCCGATCAAGCGCGGCACGCCGCTGGACTGGTCGTTGGTCGAATAA
- a CDS encoding 6-hydroxymethylpterin diphosphokinase MptE-like protein, whose amino-acid sequence MSEFFQDNAQVIQQRWPALFARLVAEDSSAIQAELVQGLGSTLSVDGIQLTSRHDRIHEARVQAASLPEKPRLHVYGTGLGDLPSVLLERAALERLYVHILNGALFALVLQLLDQRQWLEDPRVELMYAGDHADIYTPFFALPAEMLLADDFSAKIRDRLVNEVHLSFNNREFDPQLPAIQQRLRDSLEVLLADDDVAQLFGTCSDREIYVIGTGPSLENHFERLAAVRAQAERPLFICVDTAYRPLRQHGIIPDLVVTIDQLISFRHLPFEESDGIPLVYLPMSSTQVLKAWKGKRYGAYTASPVYATLREQHPRAELHAGGSVIHPAVDLAVKMGGTRITLFGADFAFPMNKTHAGWDDGDLGPALEQARHWVHDGNGERVRTQLNFRGYLCVLERYIARHPEVSFLNSSRAGAMIVGTQFNPEFVQ is encoded by the coding sequence ATGAGCGAGTTTTTCCAAGACAACGCCCAGGTGATCCAGCAACGCTGGCCGGCGCTGTTTGCACGATTGGTGGCTGAAGACAGTTCGGCCATTCAAGCCGAACTGGTGCAAGGCCTGGGCTCTACGTTGAGTGTGGACGGAATTCAACTGACCAGTCGTCACGACCGGATCCACGAGGCCCGAGTCCAGGCGGCCAGCCTGCCGGAAAAGCCTCGGTTGCACGTCTACGGCACCGGCCTTGGGGACTTGCCGTCGGTGTTGCTGGAGCGCGCCGCACTTGAGCGGTTGTACGTGCATATCCTTAACGGCGCCTTGTTTGCGTTGGTTCTGCAGTTGCTCGACCAGCGGCAATGGCTTGAAGATCCCAGAGTGGAATTGATGTATGCCGGCGATCATGCGGATATCTACACGCCGTTTTTTGCGCTACCCGCCGAAATGCTTCTGGCCGATGACTTCAGCGCGAAAATTCGTGATCGGCTGGTCAATGAAGTTCACCTGAGTTTCAATAATCGCGAGTTCGATCCGCAATTGCCGGCGATCCAGCAGCGCCTGCGCGATAGCCTGGAGGTGCTGCTTGCCGATGATGACGTAGCGCAACTGTTTGGCACCTGCAGCGACCGCGAGATCTATGTGATCGGCACCGGACCGAGCCTGGAAAACCATTTTGAACGGCTGGCGGCGGTGCGGGCTCAGGCCGAGCGGCCGCTGTTCATTTGTGTCGACACGGCTTATCGGCCTTTACGTCAGCACGGGATCATCCCCGATCTGGTGGTGACGATCGATCAGTTGATCAGCTTTCGGCATCTGCCCTTCGAGGAGTCCGACGGTATCCCGCTGGTGTACCTGCCCATGAGCTCCACCCAGGTGTTGAAGGCCTGGAAGGGCAAGCGTTATGGCGCTTATACCGCCAGCCCGGTCTACGCCACATTGCGTGAGCAGCACCCTCGGGCCGAATTGCATGCCGGCGGCAGTGTGATTCACCCCGCCGTGGACCTGGCGGTGAAAATGGGCGGCACGCGCATCACCCTGTTCGGCGCCGACTTTGCCTTCCCGATGAACAAGACACATGCCGGATGGGACGATGGCGACCTGGGCCCGGCCCTCGAGCAGGCGCGGCACTGGGTCCATGACGGCAATGGCGAACGGGTCAGGACGCAGCTGAATTTTCGTGGCTACCTGTGCGTGCTGGAGCGTTATATCGCGCGGCATCCAGAGGTTAGCTTCCTTAACAGCAGTCGGGCAGGGGCGATGATCGTGGGCACGCAGTTCAATCCGGAGTTTGTGCAATGA
- the fliT gene encoding flagellar protein FliT, translating into MSLVLQRIADTREALVGALAERNWEAIGELDLACRSCMEDVMAEASLDEAALRENLEELLHVYKELLEAAMGERQAIANEMSQITQAQKAAKVYHLFG; encoded by the coding sequence ATGAGTCTTGTATTGCAGCGAATTGCCGATACCCGTGAAGCGTTGGTCGGTGCCCTGGCCGAGCGCAACTGGGAAGCCATTGGTGAGCTCGATCTGGCTTGCCGTTCCTGCATGGAAGACGTCATGGCCGAGGCTTCGCTGGATGAGGCTGCGTTGCGAGAAAACCTTGAGGAGTTGCTTCACGTCTACAAGGAGCTTCTTGAGGCGGCCATGGGTGAGCGCCAGGCGATAGCCAACGAGATGTCGCAGATCACCCAAGCGCAAAAGGCAGCAAAGGTTTACCATCTGTTTGGTTAA
- the pseG gene encoding UDP-2,4-diacetamido-2,4,6-trideoxy-beta-L-altropyranose hydrolase, whose translation MRVLIRADASPTIGSGHIARCLTLARVLRGQGSHVAFACRCLPGHRLDALRAEGFETFALPERYVGEDPQQAIESMLPWQADIDALGMQLESHAEFDWVIVDHYGLDHQWQTAARQWAARIAAVDDLASRRYSVDLLLNQNLSGLHENYRPLLPEGCRTLLGPRYAMLRKEFSCPAIEIKDRARRVLVNFGGFDAARQTHHAMLALADFTALQVDFVAGADNPAWAQMQALAETRPNWRLHSFVSDFYQRMTEADLFIGAGGGTSWERAAMGLPTICIAVSNNQQANGEVMAAAGAHVFLGAREQVSVEQLRDAIGFVTGNHYLRQSLAERSRQLVDGRGAERVAAALAGAVLKVRAATLDDAQLLFDGRNAETVRRRSLDTGVIDWPQHLNWLTATLRNPQRLLLIAEADDGAVGVVRYDLSGTEAEVSIYLLEGRMGLGWGRALLARGEAFVATHWPHLQVITAQVLPDNRPSLNVFRDAGFTQTACAFTRVLKDHPHD comes from the coding sequence ATGAGAGTTTTGATTCGTGCCGACGCCTCGCCAACCATCGGCAGCGGCCACATTGCCCGCTGCCTGACGCTGGCGCGGGTGTTGCGCGGGCAGGGCAGCCACGTCGCGTTTGCCTGCCGCTGCCTGCCGGGCCATCGCCTGGATGCCTTGCGCGCCGAGGGCTTCGAGACGTTTGCGCTGCCTGAGCGCTACGTCGGTGAAGACCCGCAACAGGCCATCGAATCGATGCTGCCGTGGCAGGCCGACATCGACGCGCTGGGCATGCAGCTTGAAAGTCATGCCGAATTCGACTGGGTCATCGTCGATCACTACGGTCTCGATCACCAATGGCAAACGGCTGCTCGACAGTGGGCGGCACGGATTGCGGCAGTGGATGATCTTGCCTCGCGGCGCTACAGCGTCGATCTGTTGCTCAATCAGAATCTCTCGGGCCTGCACGAAAATTATCGGCCGCTGTTGCCTGAAGGGTGCCGCACCTTGCTCGGCCCACGCTATGCCATGTTGCGTAAAGAGTTCAGCTGCCCGGCCATCGAGATCAAAGACCGGGCCCGACGGGTATTGGTCAACTTCGGCGGTTTCGATGCCGCGCGGCAAACTCATCATGCGATGCTCGCGCTGGCCGATTTTACCGCGTTGCAGGTGGACTTCGTCGCTGGCGCCGACAATCCGGCATGGGCGCAGATGCAGGCCTTGGCCGAGACACGGCCGAACTGGCGTCTGCACAGTTTTGTCAGCGACTTCTACCAGCGCATGACCGAGGCTGATCTGTTTATCGGCGCCGGGGGTGGCACCAGTTGGGAGCGGGCGGCGATGGGGCTGCCGACGATCTGTATTGCTGTATCGAACAATCAGCAGGCCAACGGCGAAGTCATGGCGGCAGCGGGCGCGCATGTGTTCCTGGGCGCCCGTGAGCAGGTCAGTGTCGAGCAGTTGCGCGACGCCATCGGCTTTGTCACCGGCAATCATTATTTGCGCCAGAGCCTGGCCGAACGCTCTCGACAACTGGTCGACGGACGCGGTGCCGAGCGGGTCGCGGCGGCACTGGCCGGTGCCGTGCTGAAGGTGCGCGCGGCGACGCTGGACGATGCGCAGTTGCTATTCGATGGGCGCAATGCCGAAACGGTGCGGCGCCGGTCGCTGGACACTGGCGTGATCGATTGGCCGCAACACCTGAACTGGCTGACGGCGACTTTGCGCAATCCGCAGCGCCTGCTGTTGATCGCTGAAGCGGACGACGGCGCAGTCGGCGTTGTGCGTTATGACCTGAGCGGGACTGAGGCCGAAGTTTCGATCTATTTGCTCGAAGGGCGGATGGGGCTGGGCTGGGGCAGGGCGCTGTTGGCCCGTGGCGAGGCATTTGTTGCCACACACTGGCCGCACCTGCAGGTCATCACCGCACAAGTGTTGCCGGACAATCGTCCCTCATTGAATGTGTTTCGTGACGCCGGTTTCACTCAGACTGCCTGTGCGTTCACCCGTGTTTTGAAGGATCACCCGCATGACTAG
- a CDS encoding sigma-54 dependent transcriptional regulator yields MWRETKILLIDDDSVRRRDLAVILNFLGEENLPCGSHDWQQAVGSLSSSREVICVLIGTVNAPGALLGLLKTLSTWDEFLPVLLMGDNSSVDLPEDQRRRVLSTLEMPPSYSKLLDSLHRAQVYREMYDQARERGRHREPNLFRSLVGTSRAIQHVRQMMQQVADTDASVLILGESGTGKEVVARNLHYHSKRRDAPFVPVNCGAIPAELLESELFGHEKGAFTGAITSRAGRFELANGGTLFLDEIGDMPLPMQVKLLRVLQERTFERVGSNKTQSVDVRIIAATHKNLESMIEIGTFREDLYYRLNVFPIEMAPLRERVEDIPLLMNELISRMEHEKRGSIRFNSAAIMSLCRHGWPGNVRELANLVERMAIMHPYGVIGVVELPKKFRYVDDEDEQMVDSLRSDLEERVAINGHTPDFTANAMLPPEGLDLKDYLGGLEQGLIQQALDDANGIVARAAERLRIRRTTLVEKMRKYGMSRRDGDEQADD; encoded by the coding sequence ATGTGGCGTGAAACCAAAATTCTGCTGATCGATGACGATAGCGTCCGCCGCCGCGACCTGGCGGTGATCTTAAATTTTCTCGGCGAAGAAAATTTACCCTGCGGCAGCCACGACTGGCAGCAGGCAGTCGGCTCTTTGTCGTCTAGTCGTGAGGTCATTTGCGTACTGATCGGGACGGTCAATGCTCCTGGTGCGCTTTTGGGCTTGCTAAAGACACTCTCGACCTGGGATGAGTTCCTTCCGGTTTTGCTGATGGGCGATAATTCTTCCGTCGACCTGCCGGAAGACCAGCGTCGCCGAGTGCTGTCGACGCTCGAAATGCCGCCTAGCTACAGCAAATTGCTCGACTCCCTGCACCGCGCCCAGGTCTATCGCGAAATGTATGACCAGGCCCGCGAACGCGGCCGTCATCGCGAACCCAATCTGTTTCGCAGCCTCGTCGGCACCAGCCGGGCGATCCAGCACGTGCGTCAGATGATGCAGCAAGTGGCCGACACCGACGCCAGCGTGCTGATCCTTGGCGAGTCCGGCACCGGCAAGGAAGTGGTCGCGCGTAACCTGCACTACCACTCCAAACGTCGCGACGCGCCTTTCGTGCCGGTCAACTGCGGGGCGATCCCGGCAGAACTGCTCGAAAGCGAACTGTTCGGTCACGAGAAGGGCGCTTTCACAGGTGCCATCACCAGCCGTGCCGGGCGCTTCGAGCTGGCCAACGGCGGTACGCTGTTCCTCGACGAAATCGGCGACATGCCGCTGCCGATGCAGGTCAAACTGCTGCGCGTCCTGCAGGAACGTACCTTCGAGCGCGTGGGCAGCAACAAGACCCAGAGCGTCGATGTGCGCATCATTGCCGCGACTCACAAGAATCTCGAAAGCATGATCGAGATCGGCACCTTCCGCGAAGATCTCTACTATCGCCTCAACGTGTTCCCGATCGAGATGGCGCCGCTGCGCGAGCGTGTCGAAGACATCCCGCTGCTGATGAACGAACTGATCTCGCGCATGGAGCACGAGAAACGCGGTTCGATCCGTTTTAACTCCGCGGCGATCATGTCGCTGTGCCGTCACGGCTGGCCGGGCAACGTTCGTGAGCTGGCCAACCTCGTGGAGCGCATGGCGATCATGCATCCGTACGGGGTGATCGGCGTCGTCGAGCTGCCGAAAAAATTCCGCTACGTCGATGACGAAGACGAGCAAATGGTCGACAGCCTGCGCAGCGATCTCGAAGAGCGCGTGGCCATCAACGGTCACACGCCGGACTTCACCGCCAACGCCATGCTGCCGCCGGAAGGTCTGGACCTGAAGGACTACCTCGGTGGTCTGGAGCAGGGCCTGATCCAGCAGGCACTGGACGATGCCAATGGCATTGTGGCGCGTGCCGCCGAACGTCTGCGCATTCGACGTACCACGCTGGTCGAGAAGATGCGCAAGTACGGCATGAGTCGGCGCGATGGAGACGAACAGGCGGATGATTGA
- a CDS encoding ketoacyl-ACP synthase III: MIGIKSIASYVPVAGVDNYAQGAKFEKDEEFILGKIGSAFLPRKNADQETSDLCVEAANALFASNPELKRESIDALIVVTQNGDEEGLPHTAAIVQDKLGLPTNVAAFDISLGCSGYVYGIYAIKGFMEAAGLKNGLLITADPYSKIVDPEDRNTTMLFGDAATATWMGEDPTWALGKAKFGTDGSGAPHLKVTDGVFFMNGRQVFNFALLKVPAHLHELLDDSGLNADDIDAFCIHQGSAAIVDAVARRFEGEPEKFIKDMVETGNTVSSSIPLLLEKHVIDSDWQRIALSGFGVGLSWGSAIIYRP, encoded by the coding sequence ATGATTGGCATAAAAAGCATTGCGAGCTACGTTCCTGTAGCCGGCGTGGACAATTACGCACAAGGTGCAAAATTCGAGAAGGATGAAGAGTTCATCCTTGGCAAAATCGGCTCGGCATTCCTGCCGCGCAAAAATGCTGATCAAGAGACTTCCGATCTGTGCGTGGAAGCGGCCAATGCGCTGTTTGCCAGCAACCCTGAACTGAAGCGTGAATCAATCGACGCACTGATCGTCGTCACCCAGAACGGTGACGAAGAAGGCCTGCCGCACACCGCCGCGATCGTGCAGGACAAACTCGGTCTGCCGACCAACGTTGCGGCGTTCGACATTTCCCTGGGTTGCTCCGGTTATGTCTACGGCATCTACGCGATCAAGGGCTTCATGGAAGCCGCCGGCCTGAAGAACGGCCTGCTGATCACCGCTGACCCGTATTCGAAAATCGTTGATCCGGAAGACCGCAATACCACCATGCTGTTCGGCGATGCCGCCACTGCAACCTGGATGGGCGAAGATCCGACCTGGGCGCTGGGCAAGGCCAAGTTCGGTACCGACGGTTCCGGCGCACCGCACCTGAAAGTCACTGACGGTGTGTTTTTCATGAACGGTCGTCAGGTGTTCAACTTTGCGCTGCTCAAAGTCCCGGCGCACTTGCATGAATTGCTCGACGATAGTGGGCTGAACGCTGACGACATCGACGCATTCTGCATTCACCAGGGCAGTGCGGCGATTGTCGATGCCGTGGCGCGTCGTTTCGAAGGCGAGCCTGAGAAGTTCATCAAAGACATGGTCGAGACCGGCAACACCGTGTCGTCGAGTATTCCGCTGCTGCTGGAAAAACACGTGATCGATTCCGACTGGCAGCGCATTGCGCTCAGCGGTTTTGGCGTTGGCTTGTCGTGGGGCTCGGCGATCATCTATCGCCCCTGA